A region from the Tigriopus californicus strain San Diego chromosome 9, Tcal_SD_v2.1, whole genome shotgun sequence genome encodes:
- the LOC131886602 gene encoding cingulin-like gives MQKNMEDPQNQSSAYSSLANSTTEINEKSTSPIMKTTPSSRQSLVTTSLTLGPSGEKCAVQIRKITDDYNALLKRATSEIKTLTMGKYELQDQCEKLLTVNEELAGELTRLIRQETDLKAENGDVIRANAELFDEVQRLTDEESRWSEERSQFEAEIAALKTQIGEIEAKMSAGDTEAEANAKATIEEVKTRHRKQLEDYQLELKMLLQHNKELEEEVNTLATSVHKLESEQENLMQKKEKISGENLQLMVEVDEQSKRFRAKSQDLQTQLSKFEEKCLVLEQENARLKSSMADRSTSSVNSGQLTTQQEKRLETLVEKNKNLTEWREQLIEKNKALTEENTKLKAKCTNLEDLLNEEETDINDILELIKKMQVGSPNATTAVLQGAKIGPISKFRDLQFK, from the coding sequence ATGCAGAAAAACATGGAGGACCCACAAAATCAAAGTAGTGCCTACAGCTCTCTGGCCAATTCCACAACGGAAATCAACGAGAAATCGACCAGTCCAATCATGAAGACCACGCCTAGTTCCAGACAATCTTTAGTGACCACGTCCTTGACACTGGGCCCGAGTGGCGAGAAATGTGCCGTGCAGATCAGGAAAATCACTGACGACTACAATGCCTTGCTCAAGCGGGCCACATCcgagatcaagaccttgactATGGGCAAGTACGAGCTTCAGGATCAGTGTGAGAAACTCCTGACCGTGAATGAAGAGTTGGCCGGAGAGTTGACACGTTTGATCCGTCAGGAAACGGACCTAAAGGCCGAGAATGGGGACGTGATTCGAGCTAATGCGGAACTGTTTGACGAGGTCCAACGTTTGACTGATGAGGAGTCCCGATGGTCCGAAGAGCGAAGCCAATTTGAGGCCGAGATTGCGGCCCTCAAGACACAGATTGGCGAGATTGAGGCCAAGATGAGTGCGGGTGATACGGAGGCAGAGGCCAATGCCAAAGCTACCATAGAAGAGGTGAAGACGAGACACAGGAAGCAGCTGGAGGACTACCAGCTTGAGCTCAAGATGCTTCTCCAGCACAATAAGGAGCTCGAGGAAGAAGTCAACACCCTTGCCACATCTGTGCATAAATTAGAGTCAGAGCAAGAGAATCTCAtgcaaaagaaagagaagatcTCGGGCGAGAACCTCCAGCTTATGGTGGAGGTGGATGAGCAATCCAAGCGATTCCGAGCCAAGTCGCAAGATCTCCAGACCCAATTGAGCAAGTTTGAGGAGAAATGCTTGGTACTGGAGCAAGAGAATGCACGGCTAAAGAGCTCCATGGCTGATCGATCCACTTCATCTGTCAATAGTGGACAATTGACGACACAGCAAGAGAAACGGCTCGAGACTTTGgtggagaagaacaagaacttGACGGAATGGCGTGAGCAATTGATTGAGAAGAATAAAGCACTCACCGAGGAGAACACCAAGCTCAAGGCCAAGTGTACAAATCTGGAAGATCTTCTCAACGAAGAGGAGACGGACATCAACGACATCCTGGAGTTGATTAAGAAAATGCAAGTAGGCTCACCCAACGCCACCACTGCGGTGCTCCAAGGGGCCAAGATAGGACCCATCTCCAAGTTCAGAGATTTGCAATTCAAATAA